In Solanum pennellii chromosome 7, SPENNV200, the following are encoded in one genomic region:
- the LOC107024678 gene encoding receptor-like protein EIX1, with translation MSVSKKFIQQLIVFDIFVALSVTSGVVFSSGVADGNINCLQTELAALLSFKRELLDVRGRLSSWGNEGFNQDCCTWRGVQCDNQTRNVIRLDLRGPSGPNASASIAPLIGKISPALQDLKQLKYLDLSYNRISGGIPDFLGTLSKLEYLNLSCIGDDFTTVPNLGDLSSLNTLDLSYNDFLSVNNLEWISSLHQLRYFAIRYVNNLNNSVYTWLFKLSNLTHLDLSGNTLSGQIPDAFWNMKSLKHLDLSRNALGGGFPRCLGNSSNLKFLRLSSNNLDGQLPEIMNNLLCVSHSLEYLNLEENHIGGSLTAIVAKFASLRELRLGHNKLNESIPGAVGELPSLVLLDLSWNRITGSVPDLFLLSSLRELHLSHNQLTGVTESIGRLSKLEKLYLDFNQLEGTISEAHLFKLSQLRELDLSYNTQLHIRVSSDWLPPFQLDLIRFTHCKLGPQFPNWLRNQNDISELDFSVSGLSRDVPSWFWEQLPGLTFLNLSYNDIEGNVPDLSKKMSDLLCIDLATNKFTGPIPRFPTSVITVDLSNNMFSGTISFICDNFDYLGYVDLSDNRLSGELPHCWTLRSIVHLNLGTNNFFGEIPDSIGSLQTMGMLHLQNNHLTGELPQSLANCKKLRVIDVRSNNLSGEIPAWIGNNISNIIIVILKSNRFSGSIPSTICQLKELQILDLSENKISGIIPKCINSLTAMTEEESTMQQIKSWYFQVDDEGNVKINASYDETTALMWKGRQFEYSSILGMVKSLDLSSNNMVGEIPIEITSLVGLHGLNLSSNTLTGSIPLRIGEMKALNFLDLSTNDLTGEIPASLSQLSHLGVLNLSYNNLSGRIPLGEQLLTFNNRSYIGNHGLCGSPLTEACSLEELPRVSTLSDEDEFITPEFYVSMGISFISAFLGVSALMLNRRWTYGLLRY, from the coding sequence ATGAGTGTATCTAAAAAATTCATTCAACAGCTTATTGTGTTTGACATTTTTGTCGCGCTGTCAGTTACCAGTGGTGTTGTGTTCAGTTCAGGAGTTGCTGATGGGAATATCAATTGCCTTCAAACGGAATTAGCAGCTCTTCTCAGTTTCAAACGGGAGTTGTTAGATGTCCGTGGACGTCTTTCTTCATGGGGAAATGAAGGATTTAATCAAGATTGTTGCACATGGAGAGGTGTCCAGTGTGACAATCAAACCAGAAATGTCATTAGACTCGACCTTCGTGGTCCTTCTGGTCCTAATGCATCTGCTTCCATTGCGCCGTTGATAGGTAAGATAAGTCCTGCCTTACAAGACTTGAAGCAGTTAAAGTATTTGGATCTTAGTTACAATCGAATTTCAGGAGGTATACCGGACTTTCTTGGTACTCTGAGTAAGTTGGAATACCTCAACTTATCTTGTATTGGTGATGATTTTACGACAGTTCCTAATCTTGGCGATCTTTCTAGCTTAAACACCCTTGATTTGAGCTATAATGATTTCCTATCTGTGAATAACCTTGAGTGGATTTCGAGTCTTCATCAATTGAGATATTTTGCCATACGTTACGTTAATAATCTGAATAATTCTGTATATACCTGGCTGTTTAAGCTGAGTAATCTGACTCACCTTGATCTCTCTGGTAATACTTTATCTGGTCAAATTCCTGATGCTTTTTGGAATATGAAATCCTTAAAACACCTTGATCTGTCTCGGAATGCGCTTGGAGGTGGCTTCCCTAGATGTCTTGGTAACAGTAGTAATTTGAAGTTCTTGCGACTGTCTTCCAACAATCTAGATGGGCAGCTACCTGAGATAATGAATAACTTGTTATGCGTGTCACATTCTCTCGAGTACCTGAACCTAGAAGAGAATCACATTGGTGGTTCACTGACTGCTATTGTAGCAAAGTTTGCATCTTTGAGAGAACTGAGGCTCGGACATAATAAGTTGAATGAATCCATCCCGGGAGCTGTGGGAGAACTACCAAGTCTTGTTCTTCTGGATTTATCTTGGAACAGAATCACAGGATCAGTCCCTGATCTTTTTCTGTTATCGTCGTTGAGGGAATTGCATCTTTCTCATAATCAGTTAACTGGTGTAACGGAGAGTATTGGACGTCTTTCCAAACTTGAGAAGTTGTACCTTGACTTCAATCAGCTTGAAGGCACAATATCTGAAGCTCATTTGTTCAAGCTCTCACAATTACGTGAGCTAGACCTCTCTTATAACACTCAACTACATATTCGAGTCAGTTCAGATTGGCTCCCGCCTTTTCAGCTGGATCTCATTCGTTTTACCCACTGCAAATTGGGTCCTCAATTCCCAAACTGGCTGAGGAATCAAAACGACATTTCCGAGCTTGATTTCTCAGTTTCTGGACTTTCGAGAGACGTTCCTAGTTGGTTCTGGGAGCAGTTGCCTGGATTGACCTTCTTAAACCTTTCTTACAATGATATAGAAGGAAATGTACCCGATCTCTCAAAGAAGATGAGTGATCTTCTTTGCATAGATTTAGCTACAAACAAATTCACCGGTCCAATACCAAGATTTCCTACCAGTGTTATAACAGTTGATCTCTCCAACAACATGTTTTCCGGTACCATCTCCTTCATTTGTGACAATTTTGATTACTTGGGATATGTTGATCTCTCAGACAACAGGTTGTCCGGAGAGCTTCCTCACTGCTGGACGCTTAGAAGTATCGTGCATCTTAACTTAGGGACTAATAACTTCTTCGGGGAGATACCTGATTCGATAGGATCATTGCAGACAATGGGAATGCTGCATCTTCAAAATAATCATTTGACAGGAGAACTACCTCAGTCCCTGGCAAATTGCAAGAAGTTAAGGGTTATAGACGTTCGGTCTAATAACTTGTCTGGTGAAATTCCAGCATGGATTGGGAATAACATATCTAATATCATTATTGTTATCTTAAAATCCAACAGGTTTAGTGGAAGCATACCTTCAACCATATGCCAGCTAAAAGAACTTCAAATCTTGGACTTATCTGAAAATAAGATATCCGGGATCATACCAAAATGTATCAACAGCCTCACTGCAATGACCGAAGAAGAGAGCACAATGCAACAAATCAAGAGTTGGTATTTTCAAGTCGATGATGAAGGTAATGTCAAAATAAATGCCTCATACGACGAGACTACAGCTTTGATGTGGAAGGGACGACAATTTGAATACAGCAGCATACTTGGTATGGTAAAGAGCCTCGATCTTTCAAGCAACAACATGGTGGGAGAAATCCCTATTGAAATTACATCTCTTGTAGGTTTGCACGGTTTGAACCTGTCGAGCAACACCTTAACCGGCAGCATCCCTCTGAGGATTGGTGAAATGAAGGCACTGAATTTCCTAGACTTAAGCACAAATGATCTTACAGGGGAAATTCCTGCTAGCCTTTCACAGTTAAGTCACTTGGGAGTCTTGAACTTGTCTTACAACAACTTGTCTGGTCGAATCCCTTTAGGCGAACAGTTACTGACTTTCAACAACAGATCCTACATTGGAAATCATGGTCTTTGCGGCTCTCCACTAACAGAAGCTTGCTCTCTGGAGGAACTTCCTCGAGTTTCAACGTTGAGTGATGAGGACGAGTTTATAACTCCAGAATTTTATGTTAGTATGGGAATCAGCTTTATTTCTGCATTTTTGGGAGTCTCAGCTCTGATGTTGAATAGAAGGTGGACTTATGGTCTACTTAGATACTAG